Proteins from a genomic interval of Pseudomonas asplenii:
- the sucC gene encoding ADP-forming succinate--CoA ligase subunit beta, which translates to MNLHEYQGKQLFAEYGLPVSKGYAVDTPEEAAEACDKIGGSEWVVKAQVHAGGRGKAGGVKLVRSKEDAKAFAQQWLGKRLVTYQTDANGQPVTKILVESCTDIAKELYLGAVVDRSSRRIVFMASTEGGVDIEKIAHDTPEKILKATIDPLVGAQPFQGRELAFQLGLEGKQVAQFAKIFVGLAKLFQDHDLALLEVNPLVIKADGDLHCLDAKINIDANAMYRQPKLKTFHDPSQDDPREAHAGKFELNYVALEGNIGCMVNGAGLAMGTMDIVNLHGGKPANFLDVGGGATKERVTEAFKIILSDTNVAAVLVNIFGGIVRCDMIAEGIIGAVKEVGVKIPVVVRLEGNNAELGAKVLAESGLNIIAATSLTDAAQQVVKAAEGK; encoded by the coding sequence ATGAATCTTCACGAGTATCAGGGTAAGCAGCTGTTCGCTGAATACGGCCTGCCAGTATCCAAAGGCTACGCGGTAGACACCCCGGAAGAAGCAGCAGAAGCTTGCGACAAGATCGGTGGTTCCGAGTGGGTAGTCAAAGCCCAGGTTCACGCCGGTGGTCGCGGTAAAGCGGGCGGCGTCAAGCTGGTTCGCAGCAAAGAAGACGCCAAAGCCTTCGCACAGCAGTGGCTGGGCAAGCGTCTGGTGACCTATCAGACTGACGCCAATGGTCAGCCGGTCACCAAGATCCTGGTTGAATCGTGCACTGATATCGCTAAAGAGCTGTACCTGGGCGCTGTCGTTGACCGTTCGAGCCGTCGCATCGTGTTCATGGCTTCCACCGAAGGTGGCGTGGACATCGAGAAAATCGCTCACGACACCCCTGAGAAAATCCTCAAGGCCACTATCGATCCACTGGTTGGCGCTCAGCCATTCCAGGGTCGCGAGCTGGCATTCCAGCTGGGTCTGGAAGGCAAGCAGGTTGCTCAGTTCGCCAAGATCTTCGTCGGTCTGGCCAAACTGTTCCAGGACCATGACCTGGCCCTGCTGGAAGTCAACCCGCTGGTGATCAAGGCCGACGGCGATCTGCACTGCCTCGATGCCAAGATCAACATCGACGCCAACGCCATGTATCGTCAGCCTAAGCTGAAAACCTTCCACGATCCGTCCCAGGACGATCCGCGCGAAGCCCACGCTGGCAAGTTCGAACTGAACTACGTCGCGCTGGAAGGCAACATCGGCTGCATGGTCAACGGTGCCGGTCTGGCCATGGGTACCATGGACATCGTCAACCTGCACGGCGGCAAGCCAGCCAACTTCCTCGACGTGGGCGGCGGTGCTACCAAAGAGCGCGTAACCGAAGCGTTCAAGATCATCCTGTCCGACACCAACGTCGCTGCAGTACTGGTCAACATCTTCGGCGGCATCGTTCGTTGCGACATGATTGCCGAAGGCATCATCGGCGCCGTGAAAGAAGTTGGCGTGAAAATCCCGGTTGTTGTGCGCCTTGAAGGCAACAACGCTGAACTGGGCGCTAAAGTACTGGCAGAAAGCGGTCTGAACATCATCGCTGCTACCAGCCTGACCGACGCTGCTCAACAAGTTGTCAAAGCTGCGGAGGGCAAATAA
- the lpdA gene encoding dihydrolipoyl dehydrogenase, translating into MTQKFDVVVIGAGPGGYVAAIKAAQLGLKTACIEKYQDKEGKLALGGTCLNVGCIPSKALLDSSWKYHEAKDAFGIHGITASDVKIDVAAMVGRKANIVKNLTSGVATLFKANGVTSIQGHGKLLAGKKVEVTGPDGVVQVIEAENVILAPGSRPIDIPPAPVDQNVIVDSTGALEFQSVPKRLGVIGAGVIGLELGSVWSRLGAQVTVLEALDTFLVAADTAVSKEALKTLTKQGLDIKLGARVTGSEVKGEEVLVKYTDANGEQTITFDKLIVAVGRRPVTTDLLAADSGVNLDERGFIFVDDHCATSVPGVYAIGDVVRGMMLAHKASEEGIMVVERIKGHKAQMNYDLIPSVIYTHPEIAWVGKTEQALKAEGVEVNVGTFPFAASGRAMAANDTGGFVKVIADAKTDRVLGVHVIGPSAAELVQQGAIGMEFGTSAEDLGMMVFSHPTLSEALHEAALAVNGGAIHIANKKKR; encoded by the coding sequence ATGACTCAGAAATTCGACGTGGTAGTGATCGGTGCGGGTCCTGGCGGCTATGTTGCTGCCATCAAGGCTGCGCAACTTGGCCTCAAGACTGCCTGCATCGAGAAGTACCAGGACAAAGAGGGCAAGCTGGCCCTCGGCGGTACTTGCCTGAACGTTGGCTGCATTCCTTCCAAGGCGCTGCTGGACAGCTCCTGGAAGTACCACGAAGCCAAGGATGCGTTCGGCATCCACGGCATCACCGCCAGCGACGTGAAAATCGACGTCGCGGCGATGGTTGGTCGCAAGGCCAACATCGTCAAGAACCTGACCAGCGGTGTTGCCACCCTGTTCAAGGCCAACGGCGTGACTTCGATCCAGGGCCACGGCAAGCTGCTGGCCGGCAAGAAAGTCGAAGTGACCGGTCCCGATGGCGTCGTGCAGGTTATCGAAGCCGAGAACGTGATTCTGGCTCCAGGCTCGCGTCCGATCGACATCCCGCCTGCTCCGGTTGACCAGAACGTGATCGTCGATTCGACCGGCGCCCTGGAATTCCAGAGCGTACCGAAGCGCCTGGGCGTGATCGGTGCTGGCGTGATCGGTCTGGAACTGGGTTCCGTGTGGTCCCGCCTGGGTGCCCAGGTGACCGTCCTGGAAGCCCTGGACACCTTCCTGGTGGCTGCCGACACCGCAGTTTCCAAGGAAGCCCTGAAAACCCTGACCAAACAGGGTCTGGACATCAAGCTGGGCGCTCGCGTCACCGGTTCCGAGGTCAAGGGCGAAGAAGTCCTGGTCAAGTACACTGACGCCAACGGCGAACAGACCATCACCTTCGACAAGCTGATCGTGGCCGTCGGTCGCCGTCCCGTGACCACCGACCTGCTGGCTGCCGATAGCGGCGTGAACCTCGACGAGCGCGGCTTCATCTTCGTTGACGATCACTGCGCCACCAGCGTACCGGGCGTCTACGCCATCGGTGACGTGGTTCGCGGCATGATGCTGGCACACAAGGCCTCGGAAGAGGGCATCATGGTGGTCGAGCGCATCAAGGGCCACAAGGCCCAGATGAACTACGATCTGATCCCGTCGGTTATCTACACTCACCCGGAAATCGCATGGGTCGGTAAAACCGAACAGGCCTTGAAAGCTGAGGGCGTTGAAGTTAACGTCGGCACCTTCCCGTTCGCCGCCAGTGGCCGTGCCATGGCAGCCAACGATACCGGCGGTTTCGTCAAGGTCATCGCTGATGCCAAGACCGACCGCGTACTGGGCGTCCACGTGATTGGCCCAAGCGCTGCCGAGTTGGTACAGCAAGGCGCGATCGGTATGGAATTCGGCACCAGCGCCGAAGACCTGGGCATGATGGTCTTCTCCCATCCGACCCTGTCCGAAGCGTTGCACGAAGCAGCATTGGCAGTGAATGGCGGTGCCATCCACATTGCCAACAAGAAAAAACGCTAG
- the odhB gene encoding 2-oxoglutarate dehydrogenase complex dihydrolipoyllysine-residue succinyltransferase: MAIEIKAPQFPESVADGTVATWHKKPGEAVKRDDLIVDIETDKVVLEVLAEADGVLGAIVANEGDTVLSAQVLGTIEEGGVATAPAAAAAPAAQAAAPAAADGEDDPIAAPAARKLAEENGINIASVAGTGKGGRVTKEDVVAAVAAKKAAPAAAAPVFAAGDRTEKRVPMTRVRATVAKRLVEAQSNMAMLTTFNEVNMKPIMDLRSKYKDLFEKSHNGVRLGFMSFFVKAATEALKRFPAVNASIDGGDIVYHGYSDVGVAVSSDRGLVVPVLRNAELMSLAEIENGIATFGKKARDGKLSIDEMTGGTFTITNGGTFGSLLSTPIVNPPQAAILGMHNINERPMAVKGEVVILPMMYLALSYDHRLIDGKEAVSFLVTIKNLLEDPARLLLDI, encoded by the coding sequence ATGGCTATCGAGATCAAAGCCCCCCAATTTCCGGAATCGGTTGCCGATGGCACCGTTGCCACCTGGCACAAGAAGCCGGGCGAAGCGGTCAAGCGCGACGACCTGATCGTCGACATCGAAACCGACAAGGTAGTACTGGAAGTCCTGGCTGAGGCCGACGGCGTCCTGGGCGCCATCGTTGCCAACGAAGGCGACACCGTTCTGTCCGCACAAGTGCTGGGCACCATCGAGGAAGGTGGTGTTGCCACCGCTCCGGCTGCTGCCGCTGCTCCTGCTGCCCAGGCCGCCGCGCCTGCCGCCGCCGATGGCGAAGACGATCCGATCGCTGCACCGGCTGCCCGCAAGCTGGCTGAAGAGAACGGTATCAACATCGCTTCCGTTGCCGGCACTGGCAAAGGCGGTCGCGTGACCAAGGAAGACGTGGTCGCAGCTGTTGCCGCGAAGAAAGCTGCACCTGCCGCTGCCGCGCCGGTATTCGCCGCAGGCGATCGCACCGAGAAGCGCGTACCGATGACTCGCGTACGTGCCACCGTGGCCAAGCGTCTGGTCGAAGCCCAGTCGAACATGGCGATGCTGACCACCTTCAACGAAGTGAACATGAAGCCAATCATGGACCTGCGTTCGAAGTACAAGGATCTGTTCGAGAAGAGCCACAACGGTGTGCGCCTGGGCTTCATGTCGTTCTTCGTCAAGGCGGCCACCGAAGCGCTGAAACGCTTCCCGGCGGTCAACGCTTCCATCGACGGCGGCGACATCGTCTACCACGGCTACTCCGACGTTGGCGTAGCGGTCTCCAGCGACCGTGGCCTGGTGGTACCGGTCCTGCGTAACGCCGAGCTGATGAGCCTGGCCGAAATCGAAAACGGCATCGCCACCTTCGGCAAGAAGGCACGTGATGGCAAACTGTCGATCGACGAAATGACCGGCGGCACCTTCACCATCACCAACGGTGGTACATTCGGTTCTCTGCTGTCGACGCCAATCGTCAACCCGCCACAAGCGGCCATCCTGGGCATGCACAACATCAATGAGCGCCCGATGGCGGTCAAGGGTGAGGTCGTTATCCTGCCGATGATGTACCTGGCACTGTCCTACGATCACCGCCTGATCGATGGCAAGGAAGCCGTGTCTTTCCTGGTCACCATCAAGAACCTGCTGGAAGACCCGGCTCGTCTGTTGCTGGATATCTGA
- a CDS encoding 2-oxoglutarate dehydrogenase E1 component — MQESVMQRMWESGYLSGGNAAYVEELYELYLHDPNAVPEEWRTKFQTLPSDGNSATDVSHSTIRDHFVLLAKNQRRAQPVSAGSVSSEHEKKQVEVLRLIQAFRMRGHQASQLDPLGLWQRPAPADLSINHYGLTNADLDTTFRAGDLFIGKEEASLREIHEALQQTYCRTIGAEFTHIVDSEQRQWFQQRLESVRGRPAFSPDIKSHLLERVTAAEGLEKYLGTKYPGTKRFGLEGGESLIPMLDEMIQRSGSYGVKEIVIGMAHRGRLNVLVNTFGKNPRELFDEFEGKKKVELGSGDVKYHQGFSSNVMTTGGEVHLAMAFNPSHLEIVSPVVEGSVRARQDRRNDASGDKVLPISLHGDAAFAGQGVVLETFQMSQTRGFKTGGTIHIVINNQVGFTISNPLDARSTEYATDVAKMIQAPILHVNGDDPEAVLFVTQLAVDYRMQYKRDVVIDLVCYRRRGHNEADEPSGTQPLMYQQITKQRTTRELYAERLVQAKVLDDARVQAKVDEYRNALDNGLHVVKSLVKEPNKELFVDWRPYLGHAWTARHDTRFDLKTLQELSAKLLETPEGFVVQRQVAKIYEDRQKMQAGGLPINWGYAETMAYATLLFEGHPIRMTGQDIGRGTFSHRHAVLHNQKDASTYIPLQKLYDQQPRFDLYDSFLSEEAVLAFEYGYSTTTPNALVIWEAQFGDFANGAQVVIDQFITSGEHKWGRLCGLTMLLPHGYEGQGPEHSSARLERYLQLCAEHNVQVCVPTTPAQIYHLLRRQVIRPLRKPLIVLTPKSLLRHKLAISTLEDLAEGSFQTVIPEIDTLDPKKVERVVLCSGKVYYDLLEKRRAEERDDIAIVRIEQLYPFPEDDLVEILAPYTNLKHAVWCQEEPMNQGAWYSSQHHFRRILSGHNKSLVLEYAGRDASAAPACGYASMHAEQQEKLLQDAFTV; from the coding sequence ATGCAAGAAAGCGTGATGCAGCGCATGTGGGAAAGCGGCTATCTTTCAGGTGGTAACGCAGCCTATGTGGAAGAGCTCTATGAGCTCTACCTGCACGACCCTAACGCTGTGCCAGAAGAATGGCGCACCAAATTTCAGACGTTGCCTTCCGATGGCAACTCTGCCACTGATGTATCGCACTCGACGATTCGCGATCATTTCGTGCTGCTGGCAAAGAACCAGCGCCGCGCCCAACCGGTTTCCGCCGGTAGCGTGAGCAGTGAGCACGAGAAGAAGCAGGTTGAAGTGCTGCGATTGATCCAGGCCTTCCGGATGCGTGGCCACCAGGCATCCCAGCTCGATCCGCTGGGACTCTGGCAGCGTCCTGCACCTGCTGACCTGTCGATCAATCATTACGGCTTGACCAATGCCGATCTTGATACGACCTTCCGTGCCGGCGACCTGTTCATCGGCAAAGAGGAAGCGAGCCTACGCGAAATTCACGAAGCGTTGCAGCAGACATATTGCCGCACCATCGGCGCCGAGTTCACGCACATCGTCGACTCCGAGCAGCGCCAGTGGTTCCAGCAGCGTCTGGAAAGTGTACGTGGCCGTCCGGCGTTCTCCCCGGACATCAAGAGCCATCTGCTTGAGCGCGTCACCGCTGCTGAAGGTTTGGAAAAATACCTCGGTACCAAATACCCGGGCACCAAGCGTTTCGGTCTGGAAGGTGGCGAGAGCCTGATCCCGATGCTGGACGAGATGATCCAGCGTTCCGGTTCCTACGGCGTCAAGGAAATCGTCATCGGCATGGCCCACCGTGGTCGTCTGAACGTACTGGTCAACACCTTCGGCAAGAACCCGCGCGAGCTGTTCGACGAGTTCGAAGGCAAGAAGAAGGTTGAGCTGGGCTCCGGCGACGTGAAGTACCACCAGGGCTTCTCTTCCAACGTGATGACCACCGGCGGCGAAGTCCACCTGGCCATGGCATTCAACCCGTCCCACCTGGAAATCGTTTCCCCGGTGGTCGAAGGGTCGGTGCGTGCCCGTCAGGACCGTCGCAACGATGCCAGCGGTGACAAGGTTCTGCCGATCTCCCTCCACGGTGACGCAGCGTTCGCCGGTCAGGGCGTGGTTCTGGAAACCTTCCAGATGTCGCAGACCCGTGGCTTCAAGACCGGCGGCACGATCCACATCGTGATCAACAACCAGGTCGGTTTCACCATCAGCAACCCGCTGGATGCGCGTTCCACCGAGTACGCCACCGACGTCGCGAAGATGATCCAGGCGCCGATCCTCCATGTGAATGGTGATGATCCGGAAGCCGTATTGTTCGTGACCCAGCTTGCTGTCGACTACCGCATGCAGTACAAGCGCGATGTGGTCATCGATCTGGTCTGCTACCGCCGTCGTGGTCACAACGAGGCCGACGAGCCAAGCGGCACCCAGCCGCTGATGTATCAGCAGATCACCAAGCAGCGCACCACCCGCGAACTGTATGCCGAGCGTCTGGTTCAGGCCAAGGTGCTGGACGACGCACGTGTCCAGGCCAAGGTCGACGAGTACCGCAACGCTCTGGACAACGGCCTGCACGTGGTGAAAAGCCTGGTCAAGGAACCGAACAAGGAACTGTTCGTCGACTGGCGTCCTTACCTGGGCCACGCCTGGACTGCGCGTCACGACACCCGTTTCGATCTCAAGACCCTGCAGGAACTGTCCGCCAAGCTGCTGGAAACGCCTGAAGGCTTCGTGGTCCAGCGCCAGGTCGCGAAGATCTACGAAGACCGTCAGAAGATGCAGGCCGGCGGCCTGCCGATCAACTGGGGCTACGCTGAAACCATGGCGTACGCGACCCTGCTGTTCGAAGGTCATCCGATCCGCATGACCGGCCAGGACATCGGCCGCGGTACGTTCTCGCACCGTCATGCCGTACTGCACAACCAGAAGGATGCAAGCACCTACATCCCTCTGCAGAAGCTGTACGACCAGCAGCCACGTTTCGACCTGTACGACTCGTTCCTGTCGGAAGAGGCGGTACTGGCCTTCGAATACGGCTACTCGACCACCACGCCAAACGCGCTGGTGATCTGGGAAGCCCAGTTCGGCGACTTCGCCAACGGTGCCCAGGTAGTGATCGACCAGTTCATCACCAGTGGCGAGCACAAGTGGGGCCGCCTGTGCGGTCTGACCATGCTGCTGCCGCACGGTTATGAAGGTCAGGGGCCGGAGCACTCCTCGGCTCGTCTGGAACGCTACCTGCAGCTGTGCGCCGAGCACAACGTTCAGGTCTGCGTGCCGACCACCCCGGCTCAGATCTACCACCTGCTGCGTCGTCAGGTCATCCGTCCGCTGCGCAAGCCGCTGATCGTGCTGACCCCGAAATCGCTGCTGCGTCACAAACTGGCGATCTCCACACTGGAAGATCTGGCGGAAGGCTCGTTCCAGACCGTTATCCCGGAAATCGACACCCTGGACCCGAAAAAGGTCGAGCGCGTCGTTCTGTGCAGCGGCAAGGTCTACTACGACCTGCTGGAAAAACGCCGTGCCGAAGAGCGTGACGATATCGCCATCGTGCGTATCGAGCAGTTGTATCCGTTCCCAGAGGACGATCTGGTTGAAATCCTGGCGCCGTACACCAACCTCAAGCATGCGGTCTGGTGTCAGGAAGAACCGATGAACCAGGGCGCCTGGTACAGCAGCCAGCATCACTTCCGCCGTATCCTCAGCGGTCACAACAAGTCCCTCGTACTCGAGTACGCAGGACGTGACGCGTCTGCTGCACCGGCGTGTGGTTATGCCTCGATGCACGCTGAGCAGCAGGAAAAACTGCTGCAAGATGCCTTTACTGTTTAA
- a CDS encoding succinate dehydrogenase iron-sulfur subunit translates to MLQVEVYRYNPDADSAPKTQVFQVDTGGKDLMVLDVLALIKEQDEGFSYRRSCREGVCGSDGMNINGKNGLACITPLSAVVKGNKLIVRPLPGLPVIRDLVVDMSIFYKQYEKVKPFLQNDTPAPAIERLQSPEEREKLDGLYECILCACCSTSCPSFWWNPDKFLGPAALLQAYRFLADSRDTKTSERLASLDDPFSVFRCRGIMNCVNVCPKGLNPTKAIGHIRNMLLQSGV, encoded by the coding sequence ATGTTGCAAGTCGAAGTTTATCGTTACAACCCCGACGCCGACTCGGCACCGAAAACCCAGGTGTTCCAGGTCGATACCGGTGGCAAGGACCTGATGGTGCTGGACGTACTGGCGCTGATCAAGGAACAGGACGAAGGGTTCTCCTATCGTCGTTCCTGCCGTGAAGGCGTCTGCGGCTCTGATGGCATGAACATCAACGGCAAGAACGGCCTGGCCTGCATCACGCCGCTGTCTGCCGTGGTCAAGGGCAACAAGCTGATCGTTCGTCCGCTGCCAGGTTTGCCGGTTATCCGTGACCTGGTCGTCGATATGAGCATCTTCTACAAGCAATACGAGAAGGTGAAGCCATTCCTGCAGAACGATACGCCGGCTCCGGCCATCGAGCGTCTGCAGTCGCCGGAAGAACGCGAGAAGCTCGACGGCCTGTACGAGTGCATCCTGTGCGCTTGCTGCTCGACGTCCTGCCCGTCCTTCTGGTGGAACCCGGACAAGTTCCTGGGCCCGGCCGCCCTGCTGCAAGCCTACCGCTTCCTGGCAGACAGCCGCGACACCAAGACTTCCGAGCGTCTGGCTTCGCTCGATGATCCGTTCAGCGTATTCCGCTGCCGCGGCATCATGAACTGCGTCAACGTATGTCCCAAAGGCCTGAACCCGACTAAGGCCATTGGTCACATCCGTAACATGTTGCTGCAGAGCGGCGTGTGA